One window of Trifolium pratense cultivar HEN17-A07 linkage group LG5, ARS_RC_1.1, whole genome shotgun sequence genomic DNA carries:
- the LOC123886856 gene encoding uncharacterized protein LOC123886856: MPAYASAAMPTASSPLAQSSHPGVPHNVNLQPSGGSTSGPGSSPHMQTNFGAQGLVRPGVQPNARPGGDSPSAVTELGNGKPKFYSTRDNLFLHKMAITNKSRVVVLNKKISLFLLCYS, translated from the exons ATGCCCGCCTACGCGTCCGCAGCTATGCCTACCGCTTCCTCGCCTCTTGCTCAAAGCAGCCATCCCGGGGTTCCACACAATGTAAATTTACAGCCTAGTGGTGGTTCAACTTCCGGTCCTGGTTCCTCGCCTCACATGCAAACCAACTTTGGTGCTCAAGGATTGGTTCGGCCTGGGGTGCAGCCAAATGCGAGACCTGGTGGTGATTCACCTTCAG CAGTTACTGAATTGGGCAATGGAAAGCCAAAGTTCTATTCTACTCGTGATAATCTCTTTTTGCATAAAATGGCGATTACCAACAAATCACGTGTGGTTGTTCTCAACAAG AAAATCAGCCTCTTCCTTCTTTGCTACAGTTAA